From Juglans regia cultivar Chandler chromosome 6, Walnut 2.0, whole genome shotgun sequence, the proteins below share one genomic window:
- the LOC108991517 gene encoding laccase-14-like, translating to MRLKNLGLVLGFLGFWLLYGVSFCIAYDVHHYSFILKETNFTRLCEEKTILTVNGMFPGPTIRVRKGDRAFVNVHNHADYGVTIHWHGVKQPRNPWSDGPENITQCPIKPGKNFTYEVIFSDEEGTLWWHAHSNWTRATVHGAIIIYPDVGVTPNYTYNAEEVIILGDWYKENLTTLVNAAAAVGIDPNVSDSYTINGQPGYPNNCSTETTYALPVQEGNTYLLRIVNAVMNTEMFFGIAKHNLTVVGQDGAYTSKFDTSYIMITPGQTMDVLLTANQSPADNYYMAASSFAASDAPYDETNTSALVVYNNSPSSILYPQLPLPNNTNAAISFTSQIKNSESVNLQEGFDERIIITVSANQLPCDLDKCDGPQGNKLSTSLNNVSYVSTSIDILQAYTRGLLGTYEELPHNPPFPGTNWTNIERDDPEYIFPSQGTKVLTIDYGKSIEIVYQGTSIGNPENHPLHLHGYSFYVVGTASGNFTEEAYKENLNLDNPPKVNTVGVPKSGWIAIRFVANNPGVWFMHCHFERHVTLGMATVLIVRNGTTEETSLLPPPVGLPECS from the exons ATGAGATTGAAGAATCTAGGTTTGGTCCTAGGATTTCTAGGTTTTTGGCTTCTGTATGGGGTGTCCTTTTGCATCGCATATGATGTCCACCACTACAGCTTCATT CTGAAGGAGACAAATTTCACAAGGCTGTGTGAAGAGAAGACTATTCTTACTGTAAATGGCATGTTTCCTGGCCCAACAATTCGTGTCCGCAAAGGCGATAGGGCATTTGTTAACGTTCACAACCATGCAGATTATGGTGTCACTATTCACTG gCATGGAGTGAAGCAACCAAGAAATCCATGGTCAGATGGACCGGAGAACATCACACAATGCCCCATCAAACCAGGAAAAAACTTCACCTATGAGGTCATCTTTTCTGATGAAGAAGGAACTCTTTGGTGGCACGCCCATAGCAACTGGACACGTGCCACAGTCCATGGAGCCATTATTATTTACCCTGATGTGGGAGTAACCccaaattatacatataatgCAGAAGAAGTCATTATACTCG GAGACTGGTATAAGGAAAACTTGACAACATTAGTGAATGCAGCTGCAGCAGTCGGCATTGATCCAAACGTATCAGATTCTTATACCATCAATGGCCAACCAGGATATCCAAATAATTGCTCCACCG AAACAACGTATGCTCTACCGGTCCAAGAGGGCAATACGTATCTTCTTCGAATTGTAAATGCGGTGATGAATACAGAGATGTTCTTTGGGATCGCAAAACACAACCTCACAGTTGTTGGACAAGATGGTGCATATACAAGCAAGTTTGACACTAGTTACATAATGATAACCCCAGGACAAACAATGGACGTCCTGCTCACAGCAAATCAGTCTCCGGCCGATAACTATTACATGGCTGCTAGTTCATTCGCAGCTTCCGATGCCCCTTACGATGAAACCAACACTTCAGCTCTTGTCGTGTACAATAATTCTCCATCCTCTATTCTCTATCCGCAACTCCCTTTACCCAATAATACAAATGCTGCAATCAGCTTCACAAGTCAAATAAAGAACTCAGAATCGGTTAATCTCCAAGAAGGATTTGATGAAAGAATCATTATTACAGTTTCTGCAAATCAATTGCCTTGTGATCTTGATAAATGTGACGGTCCACAGGGTAACAAACTATCTACAAGCTTAAACAACGTAAGTTACGTGTCAACAAGTATTGATATATTGCAGGCATACACCAG AGGCTTGCTTGGCACTTATGAAGAGTTACCTCATAACCCTCCATTTCCTGGCACTAACTGGACAAACATTGAGAGGGATGATCCGGAATATATATTTCCAAGCCAAGGGACGAAGGTTTTGACGATAGATTATGGAAAATCTATTGAAATAGTGTACCAAGGAACTAGTATTGGGAATCCGGAGAACCATCCATTGCATCTTCATGGTTATAGCTTCTACGTGGTCGGGACGGCTTCTGGAAACTTTACCGAAGAGGCctataaagaaaatctcaatttgGACAATCCACCTAAAGTTAACACTGTTGGAGTTCCTAAAAGCGGTTGGATTGCCATTAGATTTGTTGCTAATAATCCAG